Proteins encoded by one window of Paenibacillus urinalis:
- a CDS encoding MFS transporter → MSRLSTERAPSSSVTIILFWCSLIVVSAVYITIPLISLFAEVFQVSSSQAAWVGSAFSFAFAGGGLLFGVLSDRYGRKKLMITGLLLLTFTTLLIGTVQSFFWLVALRCLQGLAASMFPPSVLAYAMEMFPAKKRVTIIGFISTAFLMASIIGQIYSSIIVFTFSWSYVFYFLFGIYLISFVIITFGIPSDSNDGQRGSIAASFVRIGTIFQIKGLPFCYIISTILFTALVGYFTTLGSYLTSPPFQLSHEDILWIRAAGIIGMLVSPFDGKLVAKYGVKRVLWSGLLLAAIGLGLLGVWPNLTFLILMSIVFTTGVAIALPALISLIGQLAGEVRAIAVSFHMFMLFIGASLGPILSIYLIDRGGHLLTFEILAGLLCLSMIVPLLIPLREPPAATGHQHQPNRSI, encoded by the coding sequence TTGAGCCGTCTATCAACAGAACGCGCACCTAGCTCATCCGTTACGATTATTTTGTTCTGGTGTTCATTGATCGTTGTCTCCGCTGTCTACATAACGATTCCTTTAATCTCACTATTCGCTGAAGTATTCCAAGTATCTTCCTCTCAAGCCGCTTGGGTCGGCAGCGCATTCTCTTTTGCCTTCGCAGGCGGAGGACTCCTCTTCGGGGTTCTATCTGATCGATATGGACGTAAAAAATTGATGATTACCGGGCTGCTGCTGCTAACCTTCACAACACTATTGATCGGCACCGTCCAATCCTTCTTTTGGCTTGTTGCTTTGCGTTGTCTTCAAGGCTTGGCTGCTTCCATGTTCCCCCCATCTGTTCTAGCCTATGCCATGGAGATGTTCCCCGCGAAGAAGCGAGTAACGATTATCGGATTTATTAGTACCGCCTTCCTGATGGCCAGTATCATCGGACAAATTTACAGCAGTATCATCGTGTTCACGTTCAGCTGGTCGTACGTATTCTATTTTTTGTTCGGCATCTATCTCATATCTTTTGTGATCATTACCTTTGGAATTCCAAGCGACTCGAATGATGGGCAGCGAGGCAGCATTGCTGCTTCATTCGTCCGGATCGGTACCATTTTTCAGATCAAAGGACTTCCTTTTTGCTACATTATATCGACGATCCTGTTCACTGCACTGGTTGGATATTTTACGACGCTCGGCAGTTACTTGACGAGTCCGCCATTTCAATTAAGTCATGAGGATATTTTATGGATTCGGGCAGCAGGTATTATCGGCATGCTGGTGTCTCCATTCGACGGTAAACTGGTCGCCAAGTACGGGGTGAAACGTGTGTTGTGGAGCGGATTATTATTGGCAGCTATCGGTCTCGGATTGCTCGGAGTCTGGCCTAATTTAACCTTCCTGATCCTGATGAGCATCGTATTCACAACGGGCGTTGCCATTGCACTTCCTGCCCTCATCTCGCTGATCGGTCAGCTTGCAGGAGAGGTTAGAGCCATTGCCGTTTCGTTCCACATGTTCATGCTATTTATAGGTGCGTCGCTCGGACCTATACTCTCCATTTATCTCATTGATAGGGGAGGTCATCTACTTACATTTGAAATCCTGGCTGGCCTGCTCTGTCTAAGCATGATCGTTCCACTGTTAATTCCGCTTCGAGAGCCGCCTGCTGCAACCGGCCATCAGCATCAGCCGAACCGTTCGATTTAA
- a CDS encoding alpha/beta fold hydrolase, translated as MPKLNVGTENGQPIELYFEDLGAGKPVILIHGWPLSGRSWEKQVPALINAGYRVITYDRRGFGQSSQPYNGYDYDTFAADLDQLITHLDLSDVTLVGFSMGGGEVARYIGTYGTSRVRKAVLAGAVPPYFYKSAEHPEGGLDEATIQEFQAGLTEDRIAFLDGFTHNFFKAGDRTDLVSEPFRLYNVAIASAASPKGTLDCVAAFGRTDFREDLAKFDIPLLVIHGDSDAVVPLEVSGQLSHEAVKGSELVVIEGGPHGLNATHAEPFNKALIDFLNK; from the coding sequence ATGCCTAAATTAAATGTAGGAACCGAAAACGGACAACCGATTGAACTATATTTTGAGGATCTTGGTGCGGGTAAACCCGTCATTCTCATTCATGGCTGGCCGCTCAGCGGACGTTCTTGGGAGAAGCAGGTTCCAGCGCTTATCAACGCAGGCTATCGTGTAATTACTTATGACCGCCGCGGATTTGGACAATCCTCTCAGCCGTATAATGGATACGACTACGATACGTTTGCAGCTGATCTTGATCAGCTGATTACACATCTGGATCTGAGCGATGTAACACTGGTCGGTTTCTCCATGGGTGGCGGTGAGGTTGCCCGGTACATTGGTACCTATGGAACGAGTCGTGTTAGAAAAGCCGTACTGGCAGGTGCTGTTCCTCCGTACTTCTACAAATCTGCCGAGCATCCGGAAGGGGGATTGGACGAAGCGACGATTCAAGAATTTCAAGCCGGCCTGACAGAAGACAGAATCGCTTTTCTCGATGGCTTCACGCATAACTTCTTTAAGGCAGGAGATCGAACAGATCTGGTCAGCGAGCCCTTCCGGTTGTACAATGTTGCCATTGCTTCTGCTGCTTCTCCAAAAGGAACGCTGGATTGTGTTGCTGCCTTCGGCCGGACCGACTTCCGTGAAGACTTGGCCAAATTCGATATCCCGCTGCTCGTCATTCATGGGGATTCCGATGCGGTCGTTCCGCTTGAAGTCAGCGGTCAGCTCTCGCATGAAGCCGTGAAAGGCAGTGAACTTGTTGTCATTGAAGGTGGACCACACGGCTTGAATGCGACTCACGCTGAGCCATTCAATAAAGCGTTAATCGATTTCCTGAATAAATAA
- the pdxA gene encoding 4-hydroxythreonine-4-phosphate dehydrogenase PdxA, with protein sequence MKPTVGITMGDAAGIGPEIIMKALAHQEMYDNCNPLVIGDAKILDRVLPIIGSDLKVRSIQEPSEAKYEFGTVDVIDLDLVPADLEFGEVSAVAGDAAFQFLARAIDLAKQHKIHSICTAPLNKESLHQGGHLYPGHTEILADLTDTKDFSMMLTTPNLRVIHLTTHMGLIEAIHSITPDRTYTVVKLAHDTLKKAGFDNPRVAVCGINPHAGENGLFGNGEEEEKLQPGIERAQKEGINVVGPLPADTLFFRAGRGDFDIVVACYHDQGHAPIKVMGIEEGVNITVGLKGGIIRTSVDHGTAFDIAGKNIAEDKSMLAAIRSAIELAPKDRL encoded by the coding sequence ATGAAACCAACCGTCGGAATTACGATGGGTGATGCAGCAGGCATCGGACCCGAAATTATTATGAAGGCATTAGCCCACCAGGAAATGTACGATAACTGCAATCCTCTTGTGATCGGGGATGCCAAAATATTAGACCGAGTTCTGCCAATCATCGGCTCAGATCTGAAGGTACGTTCGATTCAGGAGCCATCTGAGGCGAAATACGAATTTGGTACCGTGGATGTAATCGATCTGGATCTCGTCCCTGCAGATCTTGAATTTGGTGAAGTATCTGCTGTAGCAGGAGATGCAGCCTTTCAGTTTCTGGCAAGAGCGATTGACCTAGCGAAGCAGCACAAGATCCACTCCATCTGTACGGCTCCATTGAACAAGGAGTCTTTGCACCAGGGCGGACACCTGTATCCGGGACACACTGAAATTTTGGCTGATCTCACGGATACCAAAGATTTCTCCATGATGCTGACAACTCCGAACCTGCGGGTCATCCACCTGACAACCCATATGGGACTGATTGAAGCCATCCACAGCATTACTCCGGATAGAACGTATACTGTCGTTAAGCTTGCCCATGATACGCTGAAGAAAGCCGGTTTCGACAACCCGAGAGTTGCGGTCTGCGGAATCAACCCTCATGCAGGTGAGAATGGACTCTTCGGAAACGGTGAGGAAGAAGAAAAGCTACAGCCCGGCATTGAGCGTGCCCAGAAGGAAGGCATTAATGTAGTAGGTCCTCTCCCTGCTGACACTTTGTTCTTTAGAGCTGGCAGAGGCGATTTTGATATCGTTGTTGCCTGCTACCACGACCAAGGGCATGCGCCAATCAAGGTCATGGGTATTGAAGAAGGCGTGAACATTACGGTCGGACTAAAAGGCGGTATCATCCGCACCTCTGTCGACCACGGAACAGCATTTGATATTGCAGGCAAAAATATTGCTGAAGACAAGAGCATGCTGGCGGCGATCCGCTCTGCCATTGAGCTTGCTCCAAAGGATCGACTCTAA